The segment ccccccactttaaaTAGGGATCACGAGTGGCGTTCAGATGGCCACCTGCGGTGTGGAGGACGAATGCTCGATGGAGCGCAGGTGTTCTCATCTGTTCTCTGTGCGGTGCCCAGAGTGGCTGCATACATGGCCCTAGTGATCAGGGTGCTGTGTGAGCTGCATTCTGTGGCCGATGAATAGAATAGAGCTGAAGTGGAGGCCGAGGCGGCCGAACCCCTGTGGGCACACATCTGGGAGAGGGTGGATTGTTTTACAGCTGTAAATATGTCACAGGTGGTGTGTGTGTCacaggtggtgtgtgtgtgtcacaggtggtgtgtgtgtgtgtgtcacaggtggtgtgtgtgtgtgtgtgtgtgtgtcacaggtggtgtgtgtgtgtcacaggtggtgtgtgtgtgtcacaggtggtgtgtgtgtcacaggtggtgtgtgtgtgtgtgtcacaggtggtgtgtgtgtgtgtcacaggtggtgtgtgtgtgtgtcacagggtgtgtgtgtgtgtgtgtgtcacaggtggtgtgtgtgtgtgtgtgtgtgtgtgtcacaggtggggtgtgtgtgtgtgtgtgtgtcacaggtggtgtgtgtgtcacaggtggtgtgtgtgtgtcacaggtggtgtgtgtgtgtcacaggtggtgtgtgtgtgtgtcacaggtggtgtgtgtgtgtgtcacaggtggtgtgtgtgtgtgtcacaggtggtgtgtgtgtgtgtcacaggtggtgtgtgtgtgtgtcacaggtggtgtgtgtgtgtgtgtcacaggtggtgtgtgtgtgtgtgtcacaggtggtgtgtgtgtgtgtgtgtgtgtcacaggtggtgtgtgtgtgtgtgtcacaggtggtgtgtgtgtcacaggtggtgtgtgtgtgtgtgtgtcacaggtggtgtgtgtgtcacaggtggtgtgtgtgtcacaggtggtgtgtgtgtgtgtgtgtcacaggtggtgtgtgtgtgtgtgtgtgtgtgtgtgtgtcacaggtggtgtgtgtgtgtgtgtgtgtcacaggtggtgtgtgtgtgtcacaggtaGTGTGGCCAGTGAAGGGACATCAGTAGCCATCTGTACTCTCAGAGTCTATATATAGATTAATGTTATAAACCCTGACCATCTGTATACAGAATATCGCTGTACATTGAGACGGAGACGATGGATCTCACATAGCCACGTTTAGAGGGGTTAATGATTCCATAAACAATGTAGTGCTTACAAGTCTGTCCAAACCACAATAATATTCTAATTCCGAggaaaatctgtttttatttgtcTTGAGAAGCTCAGCCCTCCAGACTGTAGGACAGCTGCCAGTGTCAGCCTCATATAACACCTTGCAAGGCATTGTGGGAAGCTTGTCAGGCAGAAGCCTAATTATTTGATGTTGTATAATTAAGGTTGTGCCAGGTCACTGTGAGAGTAGTGGGGGCAGCTGCGGGCGACCAGGGTCTCGCTGTGTGTGCCCGGGGGCAGATAGATCTCTATTTCAGGCCTAGCTGCGGTCTCAGACTCTGTGTGAGGACATGGAAAGTTTCTCAGACTATCCTGATGGCAAAAACATGTGGGAAATATATTTCATGGCTTGTTCCCATACGTGTGGGGCTGCAGAGGGTTGGCGTGTCAGTTATCCTGCTCAGCATTACCTGTACATCTGGAAGGAGAGACGTGTAATTAGCGTGTCTCAGCATGTTCTCTGTTAGACCTGTCTAATACTTCAACTAGCCGGTGGCTTCTGCCCAGAGGGGTCGCTGAGTGAGGTCCTGGCATGTTATGTGCTCCTGACTCCATGCAGACATGTAATAAGATGGATATAGAAGAAACTACATCCAGAGGTGGAGGCACGGCTGTTTCCCATGCCATAGGCCTCATCTGAGGTGGAGGCACCGCCGTTTCCCATACTATAGTCCTCCAGAAGTGCAGTTTGCTGGTTCTGGTGCAGATGAGGTCTGCACAGAGCTACAGAGAGATCGTACTTGTGTCTGTGTCAGggatatttaatgtattttagatttgAATACATTAATGATAATTTTTGGTTATTCGTACAAGTCTGTGTGAAGGAAATTCCATATTTCCCAGATCAGtctgtttttgttgtttgttataattattccccccccccccatttttaacctcTGCTGATTTTCGTTCCAGGACTGACAGGATAACAGCATTGCTAGTGGCTGATCTGAAATCGAGCGACTTGGAagccacagagctgacacttgtTTATATCTTTACATCAGGACATGTGACAGTAAGAGCTTATGTAGAGCAGATTTGGGGTCTGTAACTAGGATTCTGGCCCTGTCTGAGGGGGTGCAGTGTCTCCCGATAGGGGAGCCTGTCCCCCTCAGACGTTTGTTACCCACCTGTAATATTATATCTTGTATAGCTTCACCCCTCTTCCCACAACCCCCCTGATAAGTCCTTTATCGGTCACTATGAGTCAGAGTAGTGGTCCCAGCACCCAGCTCATAGACTCCTCTCTGCTGCTACAAAGCTCAGAACTGCTCTGCAGCTTGGGGAGCCCACAGCCTGAGCGTATGCGGCATCCAGACTCTCTTACCCCTTCACCAAAGAGCCTACCGCCATCTCCAATCCCCCCGATTCCCCCTCCTGTACCTACGGGAGACTGGGAGAGTCGGGAGGAGCTGCGGCTGCGAGAGCTGGAGGAGGCCAGGGCCCGGGCCTCGCAGATGGAGAAGACCATGCGCTGGTGGTCGGACTGTACGGCCAACTGGAGGGAGAAGTGGAGCAAAGTGAGAGCCGAGCGTAACAAGGCCAGAGAGGAGGGAGTGCAGCTCCGTGGGCGACTCGAGGTCCTCAGCAAGGAGCTCGGTGCGCTGAAAAGAGAGAGGCAAGAATCCATCACTGAGACGGAGCAGCTCCGGAGGGAGGTGGAGAGACTGCGGGGAAAAGAGCAAGTGATTGGCGATCAGGAGAGAGAGCCTGTGCGCGATGTGGATGCTGAGACAGCCCCCAAAGTCAAGGTGAGCGACAGCTTGGGATAGAGACGTCTGGAAGCcggacacatacacacagtatatatttgtcTTCTACGTTAGAGCTGTTTATTGTCTGTTATCACATGTAATCACACCTTAGTCTATGGAGCATTGCACCCTTTGATTGACAGCGCTCAGTGTACTGTGACTATTGTCTATCCAGGAGTCTGACACAGAGAGCAGCCTGCGACCTGAGGCCTCTGAGCCACAGAACAGTGAATCCTGTCGCAGCCCCAGACCCCGGCACTGGGATGATGTGGGCCCCAGTGAGGATGATGCAACCAAGATTACTGCCCTGAAACTGCGGCTGGATGAGAGCCAGAAGGTTCTTGTAAAGGAGAGAGAGTGAGTATCTGACGAGGGAGAGGCACACGCTACCTCCAAGTCTCTGAACACTCGATTTCTTCCTTACATGATCCAGCTTTAAGTATATAATATTACGGAGAACATATTCTTCTCTGAGTTCTCAGCATTTAGAACATACCAGAAATGACACCTTTAGAAAAGTTTATACAAAAATTCACAATGTGCCTTttgcagtccccccccctcccggtGCTGCCGTCATGTTCCATCACCCACTGTGCTCCCTGCAATCCCCCCGTCCCTGTGCTACCATCACGTTCCATCACCCAATGTGCTCCCCGGCAGTCCCAACCCAACCACACCCCCCCTGTGCTGCCGTCGTGTTCCGTCACCCAATGTGCTCCCAGCagtccactcccccctcccccccacccccctgtttTGCCGTTGTGTTCCGTCACCCACTGAGCTCCCTGCGACACCCCTCCTCCACCGTACATATGAGCACTCTGCTCCTCAGTGACTTGTTATATCCTTATAACTCTGTGATTCCATTTATAATGTTTATTAATAGCTTTGCTGGCTTCAGAACAGGCCTTTAGCGGACTCGTTACCTGGACAGTAACAGCTGAACTAGCTCCTGGATTAGTCTGAGTATTGGGCGTATCGCCCCCCAGTTCCTGTAGTGACTCTGTCCCCAGATTTCAGGACATTCTTCCCTCACACTCCACTGTTGTCTGTTTTCTGTGCAAGTGACAAGATATTGTTAAGTAAGACCATCGAGAAGATGGAGGCCGAGATCAGCAAGTGGAAGATGAAATGTGAAGAGTTAAACAAGTCCCGGCAGGAGGTGGTCACACAGGTAAGTGATGGAATTAGTGCACCTGGCTTATCAATGACCTGGAGCACAGATACTGTCAGTGTCCGATTGCCTGTTTGGCTGCAGCGATATCCCAGCAATCTCAGTAGTGAAGTGGTGGAAACTCTAAATGAAGATTAAATTCGAGAGTTAATGGTAAATACAACAGGTCAGTTAGTGTATAAAGCGATGCTGTAGTTAGTGATAAATGGAGATGTGGGGCAGGCAGGAGATGGTTAAACCCATTGGTTTAGTGGTGACGGGTAAACGGGCAGCGCGAGGAGTAAATTAAGGTCATATAATGAGGAGGGGTCTGAGGTTTCTCAATGAACAACGGAGACTCCATGTTACATGTTGGTGAGGTTTAGGGGTAGAACACTTTATGTAACAGGGTGGAAGGTCCTTAACTTAATATTCTTCTGTCTCGTACCTCTGGGTCTGACCACTGATAATGCTTCTTCCCCAGCTCACCCTCCTCAGAGAGCGACACCAAGACGAGTTGGGTCGGATATCTGAAGATCTACAAGATGAACTAGGAGTTCGCTCCAATATGGATAAGAAACTGGCAGAGCTACGGGCTGAGGTACCTGTGTTATTAATGGCACTGAGGGCTGAGGTACCCGTTTGTCCCCATTATTATTGGGGCAACGAGCTGAAGTAACCGGCTGTCACCATTATTAATGGGGCTACAGGTTGAGGTACATACACCGGGGTGGTACAAACATGTATTTCCCATAGGGCTACATCATAAATATTAACAGGGTACCCAATAAATGTCTGTAATTTACAGATGGAGGGGCTCCAGGCGGAGAACGCAGAGGAGTGGGGCCGGAGGGAGAGGCTGGAGACGGAGAAGCTGACTCTAGAACGGGAGAACAAAAAGCTGAGGATTCAGATCCAGGACCTGGAGGAGATTCTCACCCGTAAGAGAAGACAGACGGCCAGCGCTCTGGATACAGACCTGAAGTCCATCCAGGCCGAGCTCTTTGAGAGGAACAAGGTGAGATGAGGTCGCTGGTGTCTGAAGTGGCCGTAATATACATCTTTCTGTTCCCGGTATTATTTCCTTTGCTCCATCGCAGGTATCACTCCGggatcatttacaaagtgcactgaaTGCCTAGATCCATGTATCACACCGCAAGGTGCCCCCTACTGTCCACAAACTAGAGTGCGGCTGGGTGTAGGGGAGAAGGAAGTCACATGAAAATCCAACCTCTGCCCTCTTTAGGGCTGCGCCATCTTCGCTCTCCTAacatactgcttggtttagcctcatttaaaCTAATGATGACAGAGGGGGGGCATTGGGGGTCTGTCATTCTTTCATTTGGCACTTTTGTGTGTCAAGTGTTGTATTACAATGCTGTTCCATTATAAGTGTAAGGCTAGTGCGGATCCGTGGGGGCTCAGAGCANNNNNNNNNNNNNNNNNNNNNNNNNNNNNNNNNNNNNNNNNNNNNNNNNNNNNNNNNNNNNNNNNNNNNNNNNNNNNNNNNNNNNNNNNNNNNNNNNNNNNNNNNNNNNNNNNNNNNNNNNNNNNNNNNNNNNNNNNNNNNNNNNNNNNNNNNNNNNNNNNNNNNNNNNNNNNNNNNNNNNNNNNNNNNNNNNNNNNNNNTGAGTTCTCCTGGTAGACCAGTGGTAAAAAATCTCTGCGGGGAGACCCCTGAGACTTATCATGAATCCCCCTGGAAACAATGTCCCTAACCCAAGCTTCTGATGTTGAATCGAACCACTTTTCCTAGTACAGGAGCAGAAAGGCGCCCGCCACAGGAACCCCTGGGTGGGCCTCCAGCCAGTACCGCCGTTTGGTTATCAGTGGGTTTGCAAGCTGGGTGCCTGGCTGCTCATGATCATTTCCCTTTCTGCTGATTTCTCTGTGGTCCCAGAGGTTGGGCCCCTAGAGGTGGCCTGGCTTCTAGACTTTCTTGGGACCGAAAAGCAGCAGCATTAGATGGGACGAACAAGCTTTTCCCCTCCATGGTCACAGAgataagttattttattttttatatatttttttttagctctgGGCCAAACAAGACCGTCCCAGACAAAGGAATGGACTCTAGAGCCTTTTTGGATTCTGCATCCGCTTTCCAAGCTCGCAGCCAGAGATAGCGGCAGCTTCTGCCCAGGCCTGAGATCAAGGCCCCGAGCAGGCCAGCATCAGTGGCTGCCACTCCTAGGTATTCTGCCGCATCTCTGATGTGTTCCGCTAGTAAAAGCAGCTCAGAACTGGGTTTACCCGACTGCAGACCTTCCAACAATTGTTCCATAGCCTTGATGACGAATGCTGAGGCCAGAAAGGGCCTGAGCACAGCACCTGCAACAGAATAAAATGTCAATTCCATTCTTCTGTATGTGCCATCGTTCAGGGTAGCTGCTCCTGGAACCAGGATCGTGCTGGATCTGGATAGGCACACTACAGGGGTGTCTACTTTGGGAGGTGTCTACATTGGACAGAGGCTACATTGACTAATTGGGGAAAAGATGGGAGGGTGACCACCAGCTTCTTCAGTCACATGAAGAGGGATGTG is part of the Mixophyes fleayi isolate aMixFle1 chromosome 10, aMixFle1.hap1, whole genome shotgun sequence genome and harbors:
- the CCDC102A gene encoding coiled-coil domain-containing protein 102A, translated to MSQSSGPSTQLIDSSLLLQSSELLCSLGSPQPERMRHPDSLTPSPKSLPPSPIPPIPPPVPTGDWESREELRLRELEEARARASQMEKTMRWWSDCTANWREKWSKVRAERNKAREEGVQLRGRLEVLSKELGALKRERQESITETEQLRREVERLRGKEQVIGDQEREPVRDVDAETAPKVKESDTESSLRPEASEPQNSESCRSPRPRHWDDVGPSEDDATKITALKLRLDESQKVLVKERDDKILLSKTIEKMEAEISKWKMKCEELNKSRQEVVTQLTLLRERHQDELGRISEDLQDELGVRSNMDKKLAELRAEMEGLQAENAEEWGRRERLETEKLTLERENKKLRIQIQDLEEILTRKRRQTASALDTDLKSIQAELFERNKVR